Part of the Kitasatospora sp. NBC_01266 genome, GCTGAAGCCCGGCGGGGTGATCGCCTTCCAGGTGCCGGGCAACTTCGAGGCGCCCAGCCACCTGCTGCTCGGCGAGCTGTGGCGCAGCGCCCGCTGGCGCGACCGGCTCGGCGAGGACGCGCCCCGGGCCGGCGTGCACCGGCCCGAGGAGTACCTGGCGGCGCTGCTGGCGGCCGGCTGCACGGCGGACGTCTGGGAGACCACCTACAGCACGCTGCTCACCGGCCCGGACCCGGTCCTCGAGTGGACGAAGGGGACGGCACTGCGCCCGGTGCTCAGCCGGCTCGCCGACGACGCCGAGCGCGCCGCGTTCGTGGCCGAGTACGCCGCCCTGCTGCGCGAGGCCTATCCGGCGGGGCCGCACGGCACGGTCTTCCCGTTCCGCCGGATCTTCGCGGTCGGCGAGCGGGTCTGACCCTCGCCCGCCGGGCGGTTACCCCAGCCACTCGCTCAACACGCCGGCACCCGCGCCGGCCTGGTCCGCTCCGCCCAGGCGGTCAGCGGCGGCCCGAGCAGCCCGAGCCCGGCGAAGAAGACAGCGAGCAGCAGCCAGCCGAGTTGCCCCAGTCCCAGGCAGAGCGTGGTCAGCACCGCCGGCGCCAGCGCCTGCCCGATGTCGAAGCCGAGCCCGAGCAGCCCCTGGTACTGCCCCTGCGCGTGGTCGGGCGCGAGGCCGAAGCCGAGCGCGAAACTGCCCGAGGACTGCCAGAC contains:
- a CDS encoding methyltransferase domain-containing protein: MTSPVWDPQQYLRFADERTRPLRELLGRVPELPAAPTVLDIGCGPGNSTAGIRRRWPDATITGIDSSAEMLATARGEQGEPSADYLLADAASYDPAPAAPDLIVSNATLQWIDGHLALLPRWAAALKPGGVIAFQVPGNFEAPSHLLLGELWRSARWRDRLGEDAPRAGVHRPEEYLAALLAAGCTADVWETTYSTLLTGPDPVLEWTKGTALRPVLSRLADDAERAAFVAEYAALLREAYPAGPHGTVFPFRRIFAVGERV